The segment CTCCGGCCGACGGCACAATCGTCGCCATCGAAGAAGTGATGGAGAATGAAGTTCTGCATCGCAAATGCCTGCAGATTTCCGTCTTCATGTCTGTCTTCAATGTACATGCCAACTGGTTCCCTGTAAACGGAACGGTTAAATATGTTTCGCATAATAACGGACGTTTCATGGCGGCTTATCTACCTAAAAGCAGTACAGAAAATGAACGGTCTGCCGTTGTCATTACAACACGTAGTGGAGTAGAAGTCATGGCACGGCAAATTGCAGGAGCGTTGGCCCGTCGAATTGTTACATATGCCAAACCAGGCGACAAATGTCACGTAGATGAACAAATGGGTTTTATCAAGTTCGGTTCACGAGTTGACGTATATTTGCCTGTTGGAACAGAAGTCCTGGTAGAAATGGACCAGAAAGTAACGGGAAACCAAACGCCTATTGCGCGTTTGGGTAAATCAAACACCTAAAGAAATGAGTCTAATCAAACACATTCCCAATACGATTACTTGCCTGAATTTATTTTCAGGGTGTATGTCTGTTGTAGCTGCTGCCAATGCCGATCTGCACACGGCATTCTTATGGATTGTATCGGCAGCTATATTCGACTTTATGGACGGTTTTGCGGCCCGTCTGCTGAAAGCCTATTCACCGATGGGTAAAGAACTGGATTCTCTCTCGGATGTGGTAAGCTTTGGCGTAGCTCCGGGAATGATTGTCTACGCTCTTTTTTCCCAAGCAGCAATGCAGTTACAATTACAAGGGAATTGGGCCGTATTACTTCCGCTGTTTGCCTTTGTAATTCCTGTATTCTCAGGCTTACGGCTGGCGAAATTCAATATCGATGACCGGCAGACTTCTTCTTTCATCGGATTGCCCGTTCCGGCGCATGCTCTATTCTGGGGTTCACTCGCCTATTCTGTACAAGCCTGGCTGCCAACATACGCTTCCTGGCTGCTCTACGGAGGAATTATTCTGGCCTGTTTAACCTCTTATCTGCTAATTTCCGAAATTCCGATGTTCTCCATGAAGGTTAAGTCTGTTGCCTGGAAAGGGAACGAATACAGATACATCCTGCTCCTGGCCGCTATTTTATTTATCACGCTATGGGGATACTTAGGAGTGACAGGAGCAATTGTCCTTTATTTTATCTTGTCTCTTTTTAACAGGAATAAGTAAACCTCTGTTCGTGAGTATTTGTTTTCTGTTTGTGTACTTAATTCTATATAGTGTTTATGTTTAAATTCTTATTTTTTATAGTGTTTCTTTTCTTTCTGCTCGTTTTCTTATTGGGCTTTTCCTTACTGCGCGGACTGAAAAGATTCTTATTTGGAGATGGCGGAAACCAAAGACAACAAACTTACCAACGAAGAACAACCTCGCAATCTCAAAACCAAACGTATAGTTCTCGATCTCAAAACACATCGTCTTCCGATTCATACGTAAATGCTGAAGAAGTAGACAATGATCCGCCTCGTTATCGAAGACACCGGAAAGTCTACGGACGGGATGAAGGAGAATATGTGGATTATGAAGAAGTCAAATAACAATAAATAGAACTATACATAATCATAATAGCATGAAAAAGTTGTTTTCTTTCATAGCTTGTTGCTTATTGGCAGCCTGTTCATCTCATCAACCGGGTGAGATTTCCGGTTCATTATCAGGAGTTGGAAGTGACACATTAATTGTTCATTCGTTCGTTATGAATCTGGCAAGTACCGAACGTCCGAAATTATACACAGATACCGTTCCATTAGTAAACGGAAAGTTTTCATTGAACTTGGGAAATAGTACAGATTTAAGATATGTTCAAATTGGAGAATTTCCTTCCTCTAAATCCAATCCGGATGGAAGCAGACCTTCGGTGTCTATGGAAGTAATTCCTCTCGTTTTATTACCGGGAAAATCTGTAACGATTGAAGGCTCATTGCATAAATATAAATTAGGCGGCGCACCTTTCTATGAATCTTTGAATGAGTTGAATACTAAAATGGAACCGATCGTTCAAAAGATGGATTCCTTGTATTCTGCATATCGCGAGAAAACGCAGGAAGGTGCTTCTCAAGAAGAAATTCAAAAGGTTGCAGCCCAAATTGAAAAAGGACAAAAAGATATCAAGGATACTTATATCCGTTTTATAAAAGATCATGCTGATCAGGATGTGTCTGTTTATTTACTGACACATGGAGCTCTGAAAGATGATGAATTAAAGGAATTACTTGACTTGATTGCCGAACCAGTACGCAACGGCGTGATGGCACCCATGTATCAATCAATCAAACAAGCGTACGAAAAACAGGAAGAACGTCGGAAAGCACAAGAAAAGATTAAAGAAGGTGCTCCTGCTCCCGAATTCACGCTGAAAGATATTCATGGAAAGGACTTCACTCTTTCTTCCCTGAAAGGCAAATATGTCATCCTGGACTTCTGGGGAAGTTGGTGCGGATGGTGCATCAAAGGTATTCCGGATCTGAAGCAAGTTTATGAGAAATATAAGGGTCAGCTGGAAATCGTAGGAATTGACTGCAATGATACAGAAGAGAAATGGAAAGCAGCCGTTGAGAAACATGCCTTACCGTGGATTCATGTCCGCAACGAAGGTAATCCGGATGTAACTTTGCTTTACGGAATAGAAGGATTCCCAACCAAGATCATTTTGGATAAAGAGGGCAATATCGTAAAAACGGTTGTAGGAGAAGATCCTGAGTTTTACAAGCACCTGGATGCTTTAATGAAAAAATAGGATAAAAAAAGAACTCTAGAAAACGATAATAAGCAATCGAGGAGAAGCCGGCGTATGTTTGTCAATTTACGCCGGCTTCTCTTGAAAATACGCCGGCTATTCGGAGAAAGACTTACTTCCTTTTCCCTTGGAAGAAACGCCTCATTTCTTCCGCGCATTCTTCTTCCAGAATACCTTTCTTGACAACAGCTTTTGGATGAAAAGCCTGCGGTGCAAACCGGCTATATCCGCGTTTCTCATCCGATGCTCCATATACTATCGTCGACAATTGCGACCAGCCGATTGCTCCAGCACACATAATACAAGGTTCGACAGTCACATATAAGGTGCAACCCGTCAGATATTTTGCTCCCAACACATTGGTGGCTGCTGTAATGGCTAGCATTTCGGCATGTGCCGTAACATCATTCAAGCGCTCTGTCTGATTGTGTGCCCGAGCTATGATTTTTCCCTGGCAAGTAATGACGGCACCTACCGGAATCTCTCCTTCCTCGGCAGCTGCCTGCGCTTCCTGAAGTGCCTGCTTCATAAAATAGGTATCATCATAAGGATTGATCATCTTCTCATTTCATTTTCATTAAACAATGTCGGATAATCTTCTTCCAGTGTACGTAAAATATGAGACAAAATTGTCTCCCGATACCACCGTGATTTATTTTCTATCTGGTATTTATCAAGATAACGCAGCACGGTTTTATACTCATCATCATTGAGCATAAACGTAATCTTATGAATCCTGGGGTGATTCGGCTGTGCCACTGAATATTTCTTTGTCCGTTTCATGCTGCAAAAGTACAAGGCTTCGTGGAAATACAAAAGAATAATCTGTATATTTGCGAAAAACCGATTATGGCAGAAAGAAATAATACAGGAAAAGAAGGCGAATCGGAAGCTCGTGCCTATCTGGAAAAGCTAGGATATCAGATTCTACATACCAACTGGCATTTTCATCACTACGAACTGGACCTTGTGGCTGTTTACGACGGAGAATTAATTGTAGTAGAAGTTAAGACCCGTTCCGTCGGTTGCCTTTTGCCTCCCGAAGAAGCTGTCGACCGCAAGAAAATCAGACGCATCGTTGCGGCTACAGATGCTTATATCCGGTATTTCAATTATCGTCTTCCCGTTCGCTTCGATATTATTACAATGCAGAAAGAAAACGGACGCTACTCGGTCCAAGAGCATATCGAAGATGCCTTTTATGCCCCAATACACTGAACTTATTTCGGGAACAAGGCATGTTTATCCTAAAATCCCGTAGTAAATTAATTGTTTGACAGCTGTGGTAAAGCTTTATCATATATGTGGTAAAGCTTTTTGACAGATATGAAAAAGCTTTTCGACAACTGTGCTAAAGCTACTTTCTAACGGATTTTTTATATTTCTCCCCCAAAATATCGGACAGCAAATAAAAAATAATTTCATAGAACCGTACCCGATTGCCTGTTTCGGTTGTCATATAGATAAAAAGTCAAGCATGCACGACCTAACTTATGTAGAACAACAAACACGAAAAAGAATGAAACAACTTGAAATACACAGCTGGGTACGGAGTATCCTTTGCATCGCACTCTTTTTATCCTGGATTCCGTTCCTGCAGGCACAGGAAAAACGACTGATTGACCTGGAACTGAACGAAGTTCCATTGTCAACAGCCTTACGCCAGCTGGAACGTGAAGGAGGAAAGAATATCTTGTTCGTCAATGATGAAGTAGAAGCTTACCGGGTAACGGTCCGTATCCAAAAGCAGCCATTGGCGGAAGCTATCCGGTTCGTATTGAAAGACAAGCCGTTTATCTGCCTGGAACGGCAGGATTATTTCGTTGTACAACGGATGGATAAAAACAAGAAAGTAGAATATATCCAGGGAAAGGTTGTCAACGAACAAGGGCAACCTATTCCGTATGCCAATGTACTGGTCTTACATGCCGGAGATTCTACCTTTGTAAACGGTTGCGTTACGGAAGACGACGGAACATTTCTCCTACCCGATCCGTACGCCGATCATTATTTATTGCGGGTAACGTATGTAGGTTATCAGTCCCAAACGGTTACTTGCTTGGCAGAGAATTATCTGCAGATGCAGCCGCAAGAGAACCAACTGAAAGAAGTCACCGTAACGGCAACCCGCCCACTGGTAGAAAGGAAGAACGGAGCTTATCTGACACATATCACCGGCACACCGCTTTCATTGATGGGTTCAGCAGCAGATATGATCGCACATCTGCCTTTCGTGACGGGATCAGACGGGAATTATTCGGTCATCGGACGAGGTACGCCTGAGATTTATATCAACGGACGAAAGGTGCGTGACACCTCTGAGCTTTCACGTTTACAAGCCAATGAAATCCTTTCGGCAGAAATCATTACCACTCCCGGCGCCCGGTATGCGTCAGATGTCAAGGCGGTTATCCGAATCCGCACCATCCGTCAGCGCGGACAAGGACTCAGCGGTAGCTTTTATGCGGATTATAACCAAGGCCATGCAGGAAAAGGAAACGAAGGCATCACTTTGAATTACCGAACCGGCGGACTGGACATCTTTGCCAAGACTTATTTTCAGGAATCTAATTCGTATAGTACCAACCAAACTATCACCCAAATGCAGACATCTTCTCTTTGGGAAAGCCATTCGGATCAAAAAACGACCGGACGCAATAACTACTTCAACGGGGAAATCGGATTGAATTACGAACTGAACGAGAATCAGTCTCTAGGAGTACGATATGCACCGGAACAGAACATCGGCGAATATCAGAACACCTCTATCAGTTCCACCGATATGTATCGGGACGGCGTATTGGTTGACCAACTGGAATCGGATGCCCGTAATACCGGAAAGAAAGGATTGGAACATGCGGTCAATGCTTATTATACCGGGACTTTCGGGAAATGGGATATCGACTTCAATGCCGATTTCTACCAAGGGAGAAACCGAAACGAACAGATTGTCCTCAACAATGGTGAAACAGATGCCACTTCGACCAACCGGATCAAGAATCGTCTGGTTGCCGCCAAGCTGATCGCCACCACATCCGTATGGAAAGGAAATCTCTCCTTTGGAACAGAAGAAACCTGGACCGACCGCCGCGACCG is part of the Parabacteroides sp. AD58 genome and harbors:
- a CDS encoding phosphatidylserine decarboxylase family protein, whose protein sequence is MKVHREGTGLLLTLFTIFFIVNLTLYHTVGKGGLFYVVAFVTTVFFLLILNFFRSPFRRFPYDSEGLVIAPADGTIVAIEEVMENEVLHRKCLQISVFMSVFNVHANWFPVNGTVKYVSHNNGRFMAAYLPKSSTENERSAVVITTRSGVEVMARQIAGALARRIVTYAKPGDKCHVDEQMGFIKFGSRVDVYLPVGTEVLVEMDQKVTGNQTPIARLGKSNT
- the pssA gene encoding CDP-diacylglycerol--serine O-phosphatidyltransferase, coding for MSLIKHIPNTITCLNLFSGCMSVVAAANADLHTAFLWIVSAAIFDFMDGFAARLLKAYSPMGKELDSLSDVVSFGVAPGMIVYALFSQAAMQLQLQGNWAVLLPLFAFVIPVFSGLRLAKFNIDDRQTSSFIGLPVPAHALFWGSLAYSVQAWLPTYASWLLYGGIILACLTSYLLISEIPMFSMKVKSVAWKGNEYRYILLLAAILFITLWGYLGVTGAIVLYFILSLFNRNK
- a CDS encoding DUF4834 family protein, producing MFKFLFFIVFLFFLLVFLLGFSLLRGLKRFLFGDGGNQRQQTYQRRTTSQSQNQTYSSRSQNTSSSDSYVNAEEVDNDPPRYRRHRKVYGRDEGEYVDYEEVK
- a CDS encoding redoxin domain-containing protein, with protein sequence MKKLFSFIACCLLAACSSHQPGEISGSLSGVGSDTLIVHSFVMNLASTERPKLYTDTVPLVNGKFSLNLGNSTDLRYVQIGEFPSSKSNPDGSRPSVSMEVIPLVLLPGKSVTIEGSLHKYKLGGAPFYESLNELNTKMEPIVQKMDSLYSAYREKTQEGASQEEIQKVAAQIEKGQKDIKDTYIRFIKDHADQDVSVYLLTHGALKDDELKELLDLIAEPVRNGVMAPMYQSIKQAYEKQEERRKAQEKIKEGAPAPEFTLKDIHGKDFTLSSLKGKYVILDFWGSWCGWCIKGIPDLKQVYEKYKGQLEIVGIDCNDTEEKWKAAVEKHALPWIHVRNEGNPDVTLLYGIEGFPTKIILDKEGNIVKTVVGEDPEFYKHLDALMKK
- a CDS encoding nucleoside deaminase — its product is MINPYDDTYFMKQALQEAQAAAEEGEIPVGAVITCQGKIIARAHNQTERLNDVTAHAEMLAITAATNVLGAKYLTGCTLYVTVEPCIMCAGAIGWSQLSTIVYGASDEKRGYSRFAPQAFHPKAVVKKGILEEECAEEMRRFFQGKRK
- a CDS encoding YraN family protein, with the protein product MAERNNTGKEGESEARAYLEKLGYQILHTNWHFHHYELDLVAVYDGELIVVEVKTRSVGCLLPPEEAVDRKKIRRIVAATDAYIRYFNYRLPVRFDIITMQKENGRYSVQEHIEDAFYAPIH
- a CDS encoding outer membrane beta-barrel protein — encoded protein: MKQLEIHSWVRSILCIALFLSWIPFLQAQEKRLIDLELNEVPLSTALRQLEREGGKNILFVNDEVEAYRVTVRIQKQPLAEAIRFVLKDKPFICLERQDYFVVQRMDKNKKVEYIQGKVVNEQGQPIPYANVLVLHAGDSTFVNGCVTEDDGTFLLPDPYADHYLLRVTYVGYQSQTVTCLAENYLQMQPQENQLKEVTVTATRPLVERKNGAYLTHITGTPLSLMGSAADMIAHLPFVTGSDGNYSVIGRGTPEIYINGRKVRDTSELSRLQANEILSAEIITTPGARYASDVKAVIRIRTIRQRGQGLSGSFYADYNQGHAGKGNEGITLNYRTGGLDIFAKTYFQESNSYSTNQTITQMQTSSLWESHSDQKTTGRNNYFNGEIGLNYELNENQSLGVRYAPEQNIGEYQNTSISSTDMYRDGVLVDQLESDARNTGKKGLEHAVNAYYTGTFGKWDIDFNADFYQGRNRNEQIVLNNGETDATSTNRIKNRLVAAKLIATTSVWKGNLSFGTEETWTDRRDRFEQDGFSADADDHIQQTIASAFADYSLELGTFSLQAGLRYEYQKTHYYEAGIFQPSQSPDYHHVLPVISVSYRKGDWNAGLGFKLNKINPDYTMLSSAISYINKYQYSNGNPHLVPQIHRNLSLDGGWKWINISLFYDHTLDMYTSYLKPYHDETHPGVSLHTKASIPHTYAYGGGIYASPKIGCWQPNISADVFWFHSDARSLGIEQYWNEPQFSFRLDNNFLLPQGWYINLTGSINTQARQSYAIFNRQGRVDLRISKTFLPDQSLQISLAGYDLFRTAKRTRFEHIYGDRTNTYADGYMDSQRIGVRVSYKFNATKSKYKGSGAGQSEKSRL